From the genome of Lotus japonicus ecotype B-129 chromosome 6, LjGifu_v1.2, one region includes:
- the LOC130725798 gene encoding squalene monooxygenase SE2-like, whose translation KRGVTASSLVLLFALHGFAFAAKKKATSKIQEESNGRIIRTSENGKCSTEASEDVDIVIVGAGVAGAALAYTLGKDGRRVHVIERDLTEPDRIVGELLQPGGYLKLIELGLEDCVDEIDAQRVFGYALYKDGKNTKLSYPLKKFDSDISGRSFHNGRFIQRMREKASSLPNVKLEQGTVASLLEENGTIKGVLYKTKSGQELTAMAPLTIVCDGCFSNLRRSLCNPKVDVPSHFVGLVLENCNLPHANHGHVVLADPSPILFYPISSTEIRCLVDVPGQKLPSIGNGDMAHYLKTVVAPQVPQELQSAFVAAVDKGSIRSMPNRSMPASPQPTPGALLMGDAFNMRHPLTGGGMTVALSDIVLLRDLLRPLQDLHCASSLCKYLESFYTLRKPVASTINTLAGALYKVFCASPDPASKEMRQACFDYLTLGGVFSDGPIALLSGLNPKPLSLVLHFFAVAIYGVGRLLVPFPSPKRMWIGARLISGASGIIFPIIKAEGIRQMFFPVTVPAYYRAPPAKFA comes from the exons aaacggggtgttacagcttCTAGTTTGGTTCTTTTGTTTGCTTTGCACGGTTTTGCTTTTGCAGCTAAGAAGAAGGCCACAAGTAAAATTCAGGAAGAAAGTAATGGTCGAATTATAAGGACATCAGAAAATGGAAAATGCTCAAcagaagcttcagaagatgtgGATATCGTTATTGTGGGTGCTGGTGTTGCTGGTGCAGCCCTTGCTTACACGCTTGGAAAG GATGGAAGGAGAGTGCATGTTATTGAAAGGGACCTAACTGAACCAGATAGGATTGTGGGTGAATTGCTACAACCTGGAGGTTATCTTAAGCTAATTGAGCTGGGTCTTGAAG ATTGTGTGGATGAAATTGATGCTCAGAGAGTCTTTGGATATGCACTTTACAAGGATGGGAAGAATACCAAACTTTCCTATCCCTTGAAaaaatttgactctgatatctCTGGGAGAAGCTTTCACAATGGCCGTTTCATTCAGAGAATGCGAGAGAAGGCTTCATCTCTTCCAAA TGTCAAGTTAGAACAAGGAACTGTCGCATCTCTACTTGAAGAAAATGGGACAATCAAAGGGGTGCTCTACAAAACCAAGAGTGGACAAGAGCTCACAGCAATGGCTCCTCTCACCATAGTATGTGATGGTTGTTTCTCCAACTTGAGACGTTCTCTTTGCAACCCAAAG GTTGATGTACCATCTCATTTTGTTGGTCTAGTTCTGGAAAACTGCAACCTTCCACATGCAAACCATGGCCATGTTGTCTTGGCTGATCCTTCTCCCATCTTGTTTTACCCCATTAGCAGCACTGAGATTCGGTGTTTGGTTGATGTGCCTGGCCAAAAATTACCATCCATTGGTAATGGTGACATGGCTCATTATTTGAAAACAGTAGTAGCTCCTCAG GTTCCGCAAGAGCTGCAATCTGCATTTGTAGCAGCGGTTGATAAAGGAAGCATAAGAAGCATGCCAAACAGAAGCATGCCTGCATCTCCTCAGCCCACACCCGGTGCCCTTCTGATGGGAGACGCCTTCAACATGCGCCACCCGTTAACTGGAGGAGGAATGACTGTTGCTTTGTCTGACATTGTTTTGTTAAGGGATCTTCTTAGGCCTTTGCAGGATCTGCATTGTGCTTCTTCTCTTTGCAAATATCTGGAATCATTCTACACCCTTCGCAAG CCAGTGGCATCTACAATAAACACATTAGCTGGGGCATTATACAAGGTGTTTTGTGCTTCCCCTGATCCAGCTAGTAAGGAAATGAGGCAGGCATGTTTTGATTATTTGACACTTGGAGGTGTTTTCTCAGATGGACCAATAGCTCTTCTCTCTGGTCTAAATCCAAAGCCATTAAGCTTAGTTCTCCACTTCTTTGCCGTGGCTATTTATGGTGTTGGTCGTTTATTGGTACCATTTCCTTCTCCAAAACGCATGTGGATTGGAGCTAGATTGATTTCG GGTGCATCTGGTATTATATTTCCTATTATTAAGGCTGAAGGAATCAGACAAATGTTCTTCCCAGTAACTGTGCCTGCATATTACAGAGCACCTCCTGCCAAATTTGCATGA
- the LOC130721841 gene encoding DUF21 domain-containing protein At4g33700-like isoform X1 — protein MNTHEYTLKDPADIGFGCFFCQALPIFLDSLIDAFGAVLISVTLILLFGEIIPQSICSRYGLAIGAAVAPVVRVLMWICFPVAYPISKLLDVVLGHRRRALFRRAELKTLVNLHGNKAGKGGELSHHETTIISGALELSEKTASDAMTPLAGTFSIDINSIFDRNLMNLILEEGHSRVPVYYEDSTNIIGLILVKNLLTIDPEDETPVKNVTIRKIPRVPEMMPLYDILNEFQKGHSHMAIVVRHCDKTGQQSSNDIVRDVRVDIDREKPSQERMLRIRRQLHARKSYRYASNSYRSGSRSKKWSENMYSDIVELDENSLPKLPPKEEEAVGIITMEDVIEQLLQEEIFDETDHHFEDS, from the exons ATGAATACACATGAATACACACTAAAAGACCCAGCTGATATTGGATTTGGGTGTTTCTTTTGTCAGGCACTTCCAATATTTCTTGATAGTCTTATTGATGCATTTGGAGCTGTCCTTATTTCTGTGACATTGATTCTTTTGTTTGGTGAG ATTATACCCCAATCAATTTGTTCAAGATATGGTTTAGCAATTGGTGCAGCAGTGGCTCCAGTTGTCCGTGTTCTTATGTGGATATGTTTTCCTGTTGCCTATCCTATCAGCAAG CTGTTGGACGTTGTGCTAGGGCATCGTCGTCGAGCTCTCTTTCGCAGAGCTGAGTTGAAAACACTTGTAAATTTGCATGGTAACAAG GCTGGGAAAGGTGGGGAACTGTCACATCATGAAACAACAATCATTTCTGGGGCACTTGAACTCTCTGAGAAGACAGCCAGTGATGCCATGACCCCTTTAGCTGGAACATTTTCTATTGatattaattcaatttttgatAG GAATCTGATGAATCTAATATTGGAGGAAGGGCACAGCAGAGTCCCTGTCTATTATGAGGATTCTACAAATATTATTGGACTTATCCTG GTCAAGAATTTATTGACAATTGACCCAGAAGATGAAACACCAGTGAAAAATGTGACCATACGCAAAATACCAAG GGTACCAGAAATGATGCCACTGTATGATATTTTGAATGAGTTCCAAAAGGGCCATAGCCACATGGCCATTGTTGTTAGACATTGTGACAAGACAGGGCAGCAATCTTCCAATG ACATTGTAAGAGATGTGAGGGTGGATATTGATAGGGAGAAGCCTTCCCAAGAGAGAATGTTGAGAATTAGGAGACAACTCCATGCGAGGAAAAGCTATAGATATGCAAGTAATTCGTATAGGAGTGGTTCTAGGAGCAAAAAATGGTCAGAGAATATGTACTCAGACATTGTGGAATTAGATGAAAATTCACTTCCAAAGCTTCccccaaaagaagaagaagctgttgGAATAATTACAATGGAAGATGTCATTGAACAGCTTTTGCAG GAGGAGATCTTTGATGAGACAGATCATCATTTTGAAGACTCTTAA
- the LOC130725797 gene encoding uncharacterized protein LOC130725797 codes for MEQDLPTFIHPCKLRGNSSASSRPLIPGPAGVVQAAMIQRSSTTDGHLIPTQQFVRRVVEDGHDTYPDFHSNAWLSALQLGGSATPLGSITHHLERVDLIVAVIKSCTPNGFGDVSVTLKDPTGTVGASVHHKVFTESEFAKDINVGSVMLIQKVAVFSPRKSNCYLNITLPNIVKVFSSDCGPPSETFTDITED; via the exons atggaaCAAGATTTGCCCACCTTCATCCACCCTTGCAAACTCCGAGGCAACTCTTCTGCAAgttctcgtcctctcattcccggCCCTGCTGGTGTTGTCCAGGCCGCCATGATTCAACGCAGCTCCACCACCGACGGACACCTCATTCCAACCCAACAATTTGTTAGGCGCGTCGTCGAAGACGGTCACGACACTTATCCCGATTTTCACTCCAATGCTTGGCTTTCAGCCCTGCAATTAGGCGGATCTGCAACTCCTCTGGGTTCAATCACTCACCATCTAGAAAGGGTCGATCTCATCGTCGCAGTTATCAAATCATGCACGCCAAACGGATTCGGCGATGTGTCAGTTACCCTGAAG GATCCTACGGGCACTGTCGGTGCTAGTGTCCATCACAAGGTTTTCACTGAAAGCGAATTCGCGAAGGACATAAATGTTGGATCTGTTATGCTTATCCAGAAG GTAGCTGTGTTTTCTCCTAGAAAATCTAATTGTTACCTGAACATAACATTGCCCAACATAGTTAAG GTATTCTCCAGTGACTGTGGACCTCCATCTGAAACATTCACCGACATTACAGAAGATTGA
- the LOC130723752 gene encoding protein MAIN-LIKE 1-like, translating to MKLAKLTCEGEGDDMSAVRQRVEGTGLYPLFSCTYLEIDTPLLSALVERWHEDTSSFHMPFGEMTITLDDVSSILHLPMGDRFYTPGQASREQAAETCVLLLGGVATDYIMEFKAVKTIGLRFGFLQTLYTRALAEHRHDHAARMWLLHLLGSTLFANKSGGHYTSVHWIGMLQHLDRVSEYAWGAIALATLYDALGHASRRKTKQMSGCSSLLVAWVFEHFPPTIIQRIEVPEHTEDQPRACRWMESRAGHAGLMERRVLFDEMTAEDVIWTPYEEHRSHRELDFRALYSGYIRTPIRTAVRPHLPERVMRQFGYVQPIPRHPSVVMGMSSAAEVVDAAYQDYEPHLIPGGSLV from the exons ATGAAGCTGGCAAAGCTGACATGTGAGGGCGAGGGAGACGATATGAGCGCTGTTCGTCAGCGTGTGGAGGGGACCGGACTCTATCCGCTCTTCAGTTGCACCTATCTGGAGATAGACACACCCCTTCTATCTGCCCTCGTCGAGAGATGGCATGAGGATACCAGCAGCTTCCACATGCCATTCGGGGAGATGACCATCACCCTGGATGACGTGTCATCTATACTTCATTTGCCGATGGGTGATAGGTTTTATACTCCCGGACAGGCCAGCAGAGAACAGGCAGCGGAGACCTGTGTTCTGCTCTTAGGAGGGGTAGCCACGGACTACATCATGGAGTTTAAGGCGGTGAAGACCATTGGCTTGCGATTCGGGTTCTTGCAGACTCTTTACACTAGGGCTCTTGCTG AGCATCGGCATGACCATGCAGCACGGATGTGGCTACTTCACCTCCTCGGCTCGACCTTGTTTGCGAACAAGAGTGGAGGACACTACACTTCTGTCCATTGGATCGGCATGCTGCAGCACCTTGATCGGGTGTCAGAGTATGCGTGGGGCGCCATTGCACTAGCTACACTGTATGATGCACTTGGTCATGCCTCACGGAGGAAGACCAAGCAGATGAGCGGTTGTTCTTCCCTCCTGGTAGCTTGGGTGTTTGAGCACTTCCCACCCACCATTATTCAGCGGATTGAGGTCCCCGAGCACACGGAGGACCAGCCCAGAGCGTGCAGGTGGATGGAGTCCCGGGCAGGGCATGCTGGACTGATGGAGAGGCGAGTTCTCTTCGATGAGATGACGGCAGAGGACGTCATATGGACACCGTATGAGGAGCACAGGAGTCACAGAGAGCTGGACTTCCGAGCTTTATACTCAGGCTACATCCGGACTCCCATCCGGACGGCCGTGCGACCTCATCTTCCTGAGCGTGTGATGCGGCAGTTTGGGTACGTGCAGCCTATCCCGCGACACCCATCTGTTGTGATGGGCATGAGTTCTGCTGCGGAGGTCGTTGATGCAGCATACCAGGATTATGAGCCACACTTGATTCCAGGGGGGTCCCTAGTATAG
- the LOC130722102 gene encoding uncharacterized protein LOC130722102, translated as MDLESENRLAAMLMREAAELRRQAEKEGVLAYLSKPNVRNRPNSRFLTATVLGVQQSNRVVEVNEMWRVRQKEKELDERVRGTSSDKSSGDRSHRDDKTSRSSIGNSTRTSASCSSKRQFEMEVKDTSKDKNSSDRSHRDSKLLGRTGRHAVIDESTSASASCLNKRGHEHPPEGLKDEELEEFLHSRTKRGRGAVGPRMDETGPYLPPHTDGEPSTSPDARERRRVIYGPEMPSSLKLYESSEEETDEDRRRKSKKSRSSCSDKEHSEKRKSKKKSKHKKKKRDEKRSKHHHR; from the exons ATGGATCTGGAGAGTGAAAACAGACTAGCTGCTATGCTTATGAGGGAAGCAGCTGAGTTGCGGCGGCAGGCTGAAAAAGAAGGTGTTCTGGCTTATCTTAGTAAGCCTAATGTCCGGAATCGGCCAAATTCACGCTTCCTCACTGCTACTGTACTTGGGGTACAACAAT CTAATCGAGTTGTGGAAGTAAATGAGATGTGGCGAGTAcggcaaaaagaaaaagagctgGATGAACGGGTTAGAGGTACATCATCAGATAAAAGCAGTGGAGACAGAAGCCATAGGGATGATAAAACATCAAGAAGTTCCATTGGTAATAGCACTAGAACATCTGCTTCATGCTCAAGTAAAAGACAATTTGAGATGGAGGTTAAAGACACATCAAAAGATAAAAATTCAAGTGACAGAAGCCACAGGGATAGTAAATTGTTAGGAAGAACCGGAAGACATGCTGTAATCGATGAAAGCACTAGTGCTTCTGCTTCATGCTTAAATAAAAGAGGACATGAGCATCCTCCAGAAGGTTTAAAGGATGAAGAGCTTGAGGAGTTTCTCCACTCAAG GACCAAGCGAGGCAGAGGCGCTGTTGGTCCAAGAATGGATGAGACTGGGCCTTACCTTCCTCCTCATACAGATGGGGAGCCTAGTACTAGTCCTGATGCAAGGGAACGCCGTCGGGTTATTTACGGTCCGGAGATGCCTTCATCATTGAAGTTATATGAATCCTCTGAGGAGGAGACTGATGAAGACAGGCGGAGAAAGAGTAAAAAGTCTCGCTCTAGCTGCTCAGACAAGGAGCATTCTGAGAAGCGCAAGTCCAAGAAGAAATCTAAgcataagaaaaagaaaagggacgagaaaagaagtaaacatcatcatCGGTAA
- the LOC130721841 gene encoding DUF21 domain-containing protein At4g33700-like isoform X2, whose translation MLALPIFLDSLIDAFGAVLISVTLILLFGEIIPQSICSRYGLAIGAAVAPVVRVLMWICFPVAYPISKLLDVVLGHRRRALFRRAELKTLVNLHGNKAGKGGELSHHETTIISGALELSEKTASDAMTPLAGTFSIDINSIFDRNLMNLILEEGHSRVPVYYEDSTNIIGLILVKNLLTIDPEDETPVKNVTIRKIPRVPEMMPLYDILNEFQKGHSHMAIVVRHCDKTGQQSSNDIVRDVRVDIDREKPSQERMLRIRRQLHARKSYRYASNSYRSGSRSKKWSENMYSDIVELDENSLPKLPPKEEEAVGIITMEDVIEQLLQEEIFDETDHHFEDS comes from the exons ATGCTG GCACTTCCAATATTTCTTGATAGTCTTATTGATGCATTTGGAGCTGTCCTTATTTCTGTGACATTGATTCTTTTGTTTGGTGAG ATTATACCCCAATCAATTTGTTCAAGATATGGTTTAGCAATTGGTGCAGCAGTGGCTCCAGTTGTCCGTGTTCTTATGTGGATATGTTTTCCTGTTGCCTATCCTATCAGCAAG CTGTTGGACGTTGTGCTAGGGCATCGTCGTCGAGCTCTCTTTCGCAGAGCTGAGTTGAAAACACTTGTAAATTTGCATGGTAACAAG GCTGGGAAAGGTGGGGAACTGTCACATCATGAAACAACAATCATTTCTGGGGCACTTGAACTCTCTGAGAAGACAGCCAGTGATGCCATGACCCCTTTAGCTGGAACATTTTCTATTGatattaattcaatttttgatAG GAATCTGATGAATCTAATATTGGAGGAAGGGCACAGCAGAGTCCCTGTCTATTATGAGGATTCTACAAATATTATTGGACTTATCCTG GTCAAGAATTTATTGACAATTGACCCAGAAGATGAAACACCAGTGAAAAATGTGACCATACGCAAAATACCAAG GGTACCAGAAATGATGCCACTGTATGATATTTTGAATGAGTTCCAAAAGGGCCATAGCCACATGGCCATTGTTGTTAGACATTGTGACAAGACAGGGCAGCAATCTTCCAATG ACATTGTAAGAGATGTGAGGGTGGATATTGATAGGGAGAAGCCTTCCCAAGAGAGAATGTTGAGAATTAGGAGACAACTCCATGCGAGGAAAAGCTATAGATATGCAAGTAATTCGTATAGGAGTGGTTCTAGGAGCAAAAAATGGTCAGAGAATATGTACTCAGACATTGTGGAATTAGATGAAAATTCACTTCCAAAGCTTCccccaaaagaagaagaagctgttgGAATAATTACAATGGAAGATGTCATTGAACAGCTTTTGCAG GAGGAGATCTTTGATGAGACAGATCATCATTTTGAAGACTCTTAA
- the LOC130722101 gene encoding protein FAR1-RELATED SEQUENCE 5-like, translating into MTEPYLYEEDLLVDAACDAACGSGNVEPPSNIIPWVPPRISVDATHLFTTDQIFDTRDELEQWAKNVGKANGYVLVIARSDYAISGGKVFVTIKCAKHGIYRPYKDPNTFKYKKTASQKTDCKFNLKGRPTKGDRMWWLKVMDGKHNHEPAKSLVGHPYVGRLTEEEKGLVGTMTSTWTPPRQILAALKENNPSNLTTITQVYSCNKRFKKEERGPLTEMQHLMKKLVEAKYVHFERQQADSSEIRDLFWAHPDAVRLFNTFPHVVIMDCTYKTNRYQIPLLEMVGLTSTGLTFSIAFCYIVREHTIDYVWALECMKSLIADDARLPQVIVTDRDLALLSAVKQCLPNCTNLLCRFHINKNVEAKCKVLIGTDDFALSVMENWKCLIYAETVEQFDEEWKEMCVMCKDFPDFISYISTTWLKHKEKFVSAWTNSVLHFGTTTSNRAESAHSTLKRMLKDGRGDLCASWDAVDRLTTVRHNEIKASFERSINLVEHRFKSPMYTNIRGFVSRKAMQLMEDEQNRVMRDGCGCAFQVTHGLPCACALHSYDRIPYEAIHTFWKILGWDHVPIGSQASNQGDLKSEIDGLTAYFNTLDVAGQSMLRRKVKELYCPSSSSLCPPQVKIKPKRSSKAMESKPPSQQKPSLQRDPCYWEHVNNSLKPTPNKVSCPRSKKSKKSKQSSTSIYLDDLPSFFHQYIEKVIDVIADGNCGYRSVAALFRPDIGQDGWPLIREELLVELSENTAYYSNIFGYERVQSLQNRLILPIGTIATEDKWMSLLEMGYLIATRLQVVFISISLKGCYTYLPLRGGAPPEVHPVIAVGHVTNHFVQLKLKPGHPMPTIAPQWPFLAKEPTDQWIFPYAARLATFTAELNAWIDPTGGPQENVFIDLGED; encoded by the exons ATGACTGAACCGTACCTATATGAAGAAGATTTACTGGTTGATGCCGCATGCGATGCCGCATGCGGTTCTGGGAATGTTGAGCCTCCTAGCAATATCATTCCGTGGGTGCCCCCTCGTATAAGCGTGGACGCCACacatttatttacaactgaCCAG ATATTTGATACTCGTGATGAGCTTGAACAATGGGCTAAGAATGTTGGAAAGGCGAATGGTTATGTGCTGGTGATTGCAAGGTCTGACTATGCTATAAGTGGAGGAAAGGTATTTGTTACTATTAAGTGTGCGAAGCATGGTATTTACAGGCCATACAAGGACCCGAATACATTCAAGTACAAAAAGACCGCATCACAAAAGACTGATTGTAAGTTTAATCTCAAAGGACGACCTACGAAGGGTGATAGAATGTGGTGGCTGAAAGTGATGGATGGtaaacacaaccatgaaccagctaaatCACTAGTTGGCCACCCCTACGTTGGTCGACTAACAGAGGAAGAGAAGGGGCTTGTGGGCACCATGACTAGTACTTGGACTCCACCGAGACAAATACTAGCGgcattgaaggaaaacaatccaaGTAACTTGACTACAATCACTCAAGTTTACAGTTGCAACAAAAGGTTTAAAAAAGAGGAGAGGGGaccattgacagaaatgcaacatttgatgaagaagttgGTAGAAGCCAAGTATGTTCACTTTGAAAGGCAACAAGCTGATTCAAGTGAGATTAGGGATCTCTTTTGGGCTCATCCTGATGCGGTCAGactcttcaacacattccctcaTGTGGTCATCATGGATTGCACGTACAAGACAAACAGATATCAGATCCCCTTGCTTGAAATGGTTGGTCTCACTTCTACGGGGTTGACTTTCTCCATAGCATTTTGCTACATAGTTAGGGAGCACACAATTGACTATGTTTGGGCCTTGGAGTGCATGAAGTCTCTTATTGCCGATGATGCCAGATTACCTCAAGTGATTGTGACTGACAGAGATTTGGCTTTACTGAGTGCTGTTAAGCAATGTCTTCCCAATTGTACCAATTTATTATGCCGGttccacataaacaagaatgtggAGGCAAAATGCAAAGTGTTGAttggcacggatgattttgcCCTTTCAGTGATGGAGAACTGGAAATGCCTGATTTATGCTGAaacagtggaacaatttgatgaGGAATGGAAGGAAATGTGTGTCATGTGTAAGGACTTCCCAGATTTCATATCCTAcatttctactacatggttaaAGCACAAGGAGAAATTTGTGAGTGCGTGGACCAATTCTGTGTTGCATTTTGGAACTACAACGAGTAACAG GGCTGAAAGTGCACACTCAACCTTGAAGAGGATGCTGAAAGACGGCAGAGGTGACTTGTGCGCCTCGTGGGATGCAGTGGATAGGTTGACCACTGTACGACACAATGAAATCAAGGCATCATTTGAGCGCAGTATCAACCTTGTAGAACATCGTTTCAAGTCGCCCATGTATACAAATATCAGGGGATTTGTGTCCAGAAAGGCCATGCAACTCATGGAAGATGAACAGAACAGAGTGATGCGTGATGGTTGTGGATGCGCATTCCAAGTTACCCATGGGCTTCCTTGTGCGTGTGCACTTCATAGTTATGATAGAATTCCGTATGAGGCAATCCATACTTTCTGGAAGATACTTGGTTGGGACCATGTACCCATTGGGAGTCAAGCCTCAAACCAAGGAGACCTCAAGTCAGAGATTGATGGCTTGACCGCTTATTTCAACACTTTGGATGTTGCGGGCCAAAGTATGCTAAGGAGGAAGGTAAAAGAGCTCTATTGTCCTTCTAGTAGTTCACTGTGTCCTCCTCAAGTGAAGATAAAGCCCAAGCGCTCGTCCAAGGCTATGGAGAGTAAACCACCTAGTCAACAAAAACCATCCTTACAACGTGATCCTTGTTATTGGGAACATGTTAACAATAGCCTCAAGCCAACACCTAACAAAGTCTCTTGTCCTCGAAGCAAGAAGTCTAAGAAGAGCAAGCAGTCCTCCACCAGCATATACTTGGATGATTTGCCATCTTTCTTCCATCAATATATAGAAAAAGTCATAGATGTTATTGCAGATGGTAATTGTGGTTATAGATCAGTTGCTGCATTGTTCAGACCCGACATAGGTCAAGACGGTTGGCCTTTGATTAGGGAAGAGTTGCTTGTAGAACTCTCAGAGAATACCGCTTACTATAGCAACATATTTGGTTATGAGAGGGTTCAGTCtctacaaaatcgtctcatcctTCCGATTGGTACAATTGCAACGGAAGACAAGTGGATGTCTCTACTGGAGATGGGGTACCTCATTGCTACGAGGTTGCAAGTTGTCTTCatctccatttcactaaaaGGTTGTTACACTTATCTGCCATTGAGAGGAGGCGCCCCACCGGAAGTACATCCCGTTATAGCAGTTGGTCACGTCACCAACCACTTTGTTCAG CTCAAGCTTAAGCCGGGACATCCTATGCCAACAATAGCTCCCCAATGGCCGTTTTTGGCCAAAGAACCCACCGACCAATGGATCTTCCCGTATGCGGCGCGTTTGGCTACATTTACGGCAGAATTGAATGCTTGGATTGATCCTACGGGTGGTCCTCAAGAGAATGTCTTTATAGACCTTGGAGAAGATTGA
- the LOC130721841 gene encoding DUF21 domain-containing protein At2g14520-like isoform X3: MGEHFECCETKFFIRILTVALLVIFAGLMSGLTLGLMSLSLVDLEVLAKSGTPLDRKHAAKILPVVRNQHLLLCTLLICNAALKEALPIFLDSLIDAFGAVLISVTLILLFGEIIPQSICSRYGLAIGAAVAPVVRVLMWICFPVAYPISKLLDVVLGHRRRALFRRAELKTLVNLHGNKAGKGGELSHHETTIISGALELSEKTASDAMTPLAGTFSIDINSIFDRNLMNLILEEGHSRVPVYYEDSTNIIGLILVKNLLTIDPEDETPVKNVTIRKIPRVPEMMPLYDILNEFQKGHSHMAIVVRHCDKTGQQSSNDIVRDVRVDIDREKPSQERMLRIRRQLHARKSYRYASNSYRSGSRSKKWSENMYSDIVELDENSLPKLPPKEEEAVGIITMEDVIEQLLQEEIFDETDHHFEDS; this comes from the exons ATGGGGGAGCATTTTGAGTGCTGTGAAACCAAGTTCTTTATACGCATACTGACAGTAGCACTGCTTGTGATATTCGCTGGATTGATGTCAGGCCTTACCTTAGGCCTCATGTCATTGAGTCTTGTTGATCTTGAGGTCCTTGCTAAGTCTGGTACCCCTTTAGATCGCAAGCATGCTG CGAAGATATTGCCTGTTGTGAGAAATCAACACCTATTGCTTTGTACCCTTCTAATTTGCAATGCTGCACTAAAAG AGGCACTTCCAATATTTCTTGATAGTCTTATTGATGCATTTGGAGCTGTCCTTATTTCTGTGACATTGATTCTTTTGTTTGGTGAG ATTATACCCCAATCAATTTGTTCAAGATATGGTTTAGCAATTGGTGCAGCAGTGGCTCCAGTTGTCCGTGTTCTTATGTGGATATGTTTTCCTGTTGCCTATCCTATCAGCAAG CTGTTGGACGTTGTGCTAGGGCATCGTCGTCGAGCTCTCTTTCGCAGAGCTGAGTTGAAAACACTTGTAAATTTGCATGGTAACAAG GCTGGGAAAGGTGGGGAACTGTCACATCATGAAACAACAATCATTTCTGGGGCACTTGAACTCTCTGAGAAGACAGCCAGTGATGCCATGACCCCTTTAGCTGGAACATTTTCTATTGatattaattcaatttttgatAG GAATCTGATGAATCTAATATTGGAGGAAGGGCACAGCAGAGTCCCTGTCTATTATGAGGATTCTACAAATATTATTGGACTTATCCTG GTCAAGAATTTATTGACAATTGACCCAGAAGATGAAACACCAGTGAAAAATGTGACCATACGCAAAATACCAAG GGTACCAGAAATGATGCCACTGTATGATATTTTGAATGAGTTCCAAAAGGGCCATAGCCACATGGCCATTGTTGTTAGACATTGTGACAAGACAGGGCAGCAATCTTCCAATG ACATTGTAAGAGATGTGAGGGTGGATATTGATAGGGAGAAGCCTTCCCAAGAGAGAATGTTGAGAATTAGGAGACAACTCCATGCGAGGAAAAGCTATAGATATGCAAGTAATTCGTATAGGAGTGGTTCTAGGAGCAAAAAATGGTCAGAGAATATGTACTCAGACATTGTGGAATTAGATGAAAATTCACTTCCAAAGCTTCccccaaaagaagaagaagctgttgGAATAATTACAATGGAAGATGTCATTGAACAGCTTTTGCAG GAGGAGATCTTTGATGAGACAGATCATCATTTTGAAGACTCTTAA